One genomic segment of Mycolicibacterium gilvum includes these proteins:
- a CDS encoding GNAT family N-acetyltransferase, with protein sequence MAGVTAVRADDLAGLAVFDGITTEALVPLAAQLRPLTAAAGQVLMQQGELAVSFLLIGSGRAEVTHTGEDGHDTVAMLEPGLIVGEIALLRDAARTATVIATEPLTGWVGGREAFATMLDVPGMMGKLVRTARQRLAAYITPIPVQARDGTVLYLRPVLPGDIERTTSGQVEFSSETLYRRFQSVRSPTRSLMAYLFEVDYLDHFVFVLTEGVDGPVVADVRFVRDEKNPAEAEIAFIVGDAYQHRGVGTLLMAAISVAAASDGVQRFTARVLTDNYAMRAILDRFGARWRRDDLGVVVTEIAVPPVKDLPLSRELADQIRAVTRQAVRAVG encoded by the coding sequence GTGGCCGGCGTGACAGCAGTTCGAGCCGATGACCTCGCTGGATTGGCCGTCTTCGACGGGATCACCACCGAGGCGCTGGTGCCGCTGGCCGCGCAACTGCGGCCGTTGACCGCCGCCGCGGGGCAGGTGCTGATGCAGCAGGGTGAGCTCGCGGTGTCGTTCCTGCTGATCGGATCCGGCCGCGCCGAGGTCACCCACACCGGTGAGGACGGTCACGACACCGTCGCGATGCTGGAGCCCGGGCTGATCGTCGGGGAGATCGCACTGCTGCGCGACGCGGCGAGGACTGCCACCGTGATCGCCACCGAACCACTGACCGGATGGGTCGGCGGGCGCGAAGCGTTCGCGACGATGCTCGACGTGCCCGGGATGATGGGCAAGCTGGTGCGCACCGCGCGGCAACGTCTGGCCGCCTACATCACCCCGATCCCGGTGCAGGCCCGCGACGGCACCGTGCTCTACCTGCGGCCGGTTCTTCCCGGGGACATCGAACGCACCACCAGCGGGCAGGTGGAGTTCTCCAGCGAGACGCTCTACCGCCGATTCCAGTCGGTGCGCTCGCCGACGAGGTCGCTGATGGCGTATCTGTTCGAGGTCGACTACCTGGACCATTTCGTGTTCGTCCTCACCGAGGGGGTCGACGGTCCGGTCGTCGCCGACGTGCGCTTCGTCCGCGATGAGAAGAATCCGGCCGAAGCGGAGATCGCGTTCATCGTCGGCGACGCCTACCAGCACCGGGGTGTCGGAACCCTGCTGATGGCGGCCATCTCGGTCGCCGCCGCCAGCGACGGCGTGCAGCGGTTCACCGCGCGGGTGCTGACCGACAACTACGCGATGCGCGCGATCCTGGACCGGTTCGGCGCCCGGTGGCGCCGAGACGATCTGGGAGTGGTCGTCACCGAGATCGCCGTGCCGCCCGTCAAGGACCTGCCGCTGAGCCGCGAATTGGCCGACCAGATCCGCGCGGTGACGCGTCAGGCCGTGCGGGCGGTCGGCTGA
- a CDS encoding GGDEF domain-containing protein — translation MQRDQRHSDHYEWFSDFLDARGVAMYVRAGLAAIGLLMAVSSVILALGAGGPTTQPYVAMMWTAAAGGVAGAALWVRRWPTRRQSAAFAAVTTCSITLACLAYPDPLAALLGCITFMTIGAYLAFFHSTRSVLCVVALAVVVASVHAVELAMAGRPALAAVDLFIVVQANLAMPLAIHSLLRALRGDLVHALSDANHDPLTGLLNRRAFRTQTLNLFDRPGDARHLVVALIDLDKFKALNDTHGHHVGDQALVAVADTLRATATSSAVISRSGGEEFLIADVAPTDEATKRYQGLCEAIAALPIPVTASVGTATAALDIIADRDPDDVVDHLIAAADMAMYRAKRNGGNQCHHHGSWPALGSAP, via the coding sequence ATGCAGCGGGATCAGCGGCACTCGGATCACTACGAGTGGTTCAGCGACTTCCTCGACGCCCGGGGCGTCGCGATGTACGTCCGTGCCGGCCTGGCGGCGATCGGGCTGTTGATGGCGGTCTCGTCGGTCATCCTCGCCCTCGGCGCGGGCGGACCGACGACCCAGCCGTACGTCGCGATGATGTGGACGGCCGCAGCCGGGGGTGTCGCGGGCGCGGCGCTGTGGGTGCGGCGATGGCCCACCCGCAGGCAGTCGGCGGCGTTCGCGGCGGTCACGACGTGTTCGATCACGTTGGCGTGTCTGGCCTATCCGGATCCGCTGGCCGCGCTGCTCGGATGCATCACCTTCATGACGATCGGTGCGTATCTGGCGTTCTTCCACTCGACACGCTCGGTGCTCTGCGTCGTCGCCCTCGCGGTCGTGGTCGCGTCCGTCCATGCCGTCGAGCTCGCCATGGCAGGCCGCCCGGCGCTGGCCGCGGTCGATCTCTTCATCGTGGTGCAGGCCAACCTGGCGATGCCGCTGGCCATTCACAGCCTGCTGCGCGCCCTTCGGGGCGACCTGGTCCACGCTCTCAGCGATGCGAACCACGATCCGCTCACCGGCCTGCTGAACCGGCGCGCGTTCCGCACCCAGACCCTGAACCTGTTCGACCGCCCCGGGGACGCCCGACACCTCGTGGTGGCGCTCATCGACCTCGATAAGTTCAAGGCGCTCAACGACACTCACGGACACCACGTCGGCGATCAGGCACTGGTCGCGGTCGCCGACACCCTGCGTGCCACCGCAACGTCGAGCGCCGTGATCAGCCGCAGCGGAGGCGAGGAGTTCCTGATCGCCGACGTCGCGCCGACGGACGAGGCGACGAAGCGCTACCAGGGACTCTGCGAGGCGATCGCCGCACTGCCGATCCCCGTGACAGCCAGCGTCGGAACGGCGACCGCCGCGCTGGACATCATCGCCGATCGGGATCCGGACGACGTCGTCGATCACCTCATCGCCGCGGCGGACATGGCGATGTACCGTGCAAAACGAAACGGCGGCAACCAATGTCACCACCACGGCAGCTGGCCGGCCCTCGGCTCGGCGCCATGA
- a CDS encoding cupin domain-containing protein, whose amino-acid sequence MTSRERGEVRTFITGVDADGRSCVVSQDELTLDQLAPGFAMGIPYATTTNPPPARPAGTASVIDQGIAPGLARWMVVELGPDSETPMHHTDTLDLETVLSGSVDLILDDGAHRLEQGDLAVLTGVDHAWRAGPDGCRLSAVLIGTPPPA is encoded by the coding sequence ATGACGTCACGGGAACGGGGAGAAGTGCGGACGTTCATCACCGGAGTCGATGCCGACGGCAGGTCCTGCGTCGTCAGTCAGGACGAGCTGACCCTGGACCAGCTGGCACCCGGCTTCGCGATGGGAATTCCCTACGCGACCACCACGAATCCGCCACCGGCCCGGCCGGCGGGCACCGCCTCCGTCATCGACCAGGGCATCGCGCCGGGGCTCGCACGGTGGATGGTCGTCGAACTGGGCCCCGACTCCGAGACGCCGATGCACCACACCGACACCCTCGATCTGGAGACGGTGCTCTCCGGCAGCGTCGACCTGATCCTCGACGACGGCGCGCACCGACTCGAGCAGGGCGACCTCGCGGTGCTCACGGGCGTCGACCACGCCTGGCGCGCCGGGCCCGACGGCTGCCGCCTCAGCGCAGTTCTCATCGGCACCCCGCCGCCCGCCTGA
- a CDS encoding carboxymuconolactone decarboxylase family protein: MDRETYERGAQIRAAVLGSEYVERAAAGADDFSGPLQDLVTEYCWGAVWGRDGLSRKTRSMLNLAMIATLNRPHELATHIRGALTNGVTKDEIREIFLQVGVYAGIPAAVDSFRIAKATFADMDGE, translated from the coding sequence ATGGACCGCGAAACCTACGAGCGCGGCGCGCAGATCCGCGCGGCAGTGCTGGGCTCGGAGTACGTCGAACGTGCCGCCGCCGGCGCCGACGACTTCTCCGGACCGTTGCAGGACCTGGTCACCGAGTACTGCTGGGGCGCGGTGTGGGGTCGTGACGGCCTGTCTCGCAAGACCCGCAGCATGCTCAACCTCGCGATGATCGCGACGCTGAACCGCCCGCACGAGCTCGCCACACACATCCGCGGCGCGTTGACCAACGGGGTGACCAAGGACGAGATCCGGGAGATCTTCCTGCAGGTCGGCGTCTACGCGGGCATCCCGGCGGCCGTCGACAGTTTCCGGATCGCGAAGGCGACGTTCGCCGACATGGATGGCGAGTAG
- a CDS encoding NAD(P)-dependent oxidoreductase has translation MDRPLGFIGLGNMGFPMMGRLVAAGHPVVVFDTNLDAVSRAAAIGADAAASVREVADRADTVLASLPTPQVSAGVAGEVADGSRVRRFVDLSTVGQQAAQRTAEVLRERGIAALDSPVSGGVHGAEAGTLAVMVSGPRHEFDALEPVWSAIGRATFVSETAGAAQTMKLINNLIAATTLAVTAEAMVMGAKAGLDAQIMIDVLNAGSGGTHASREKFPRAVLPRTFDYGFATGLMTKDVLLYLSEAHAMGAPAALAESVAQIWRDTQDEEGPESDFTSIVKPMERRAGATLGRQ, from the coding sequence GTGGACAGGCCACTGGGATTCATCGGGCTGGGGAACATGGGGTTCCCGATGATGGGCCGCCTCGTCGCGGCCGGGCACCCCGTCGTGGTGTTCGACACCAACCTGGACGCGGTGTCACGCGCGGCGGCGATCGGGGCCGACGCGGCCGCGTCGGTGCGTGAGGTGGCCGATCGCGCCGACACGGTGCTGGCGAGCCTGCCGACCCCGCAGGTCTCCGCCGGCGTCGCCGGCGAGGTCGCTGACGGGTCACGGGTCCGCCGGTTCGTCGATCTGTCGACTGTGGGTCAGCAGGCCGCCCAGCGCACTGCGGAGGTACTGCGGGAACGCGGCATCGCGGCGCTCGACAGCCCGGTCAGCGGCGGCGTCCACGGCGCCGAGGCCGGGACCCTGGCCGTGATGGTGTCCGGACCACGGCACGAATTCGACGCACTGGAACCTGTGTGGTCGGCGATCGGGCGCGCGACGTTCGTGTCCGAGACCGCCGGGGCGGCACAGACCATGAAGCTGATCAACAACCTGATCGCGGCGACGACGCTGGCCGTGACCGCCGAGGCGATGGTGATGGGCGCCAAGGCGGGACTGGATGCACAGATCATGATCGACGTCCTCAACGCCGGATCGGGTGGCACTCACGCCAGCCGCGAGAAGTTCCCGCGCGCGGTGCTGCCCCGCACGTTCGACTACGGGTTCGCCACGGGCCTGATGACCAAGGACGTGCTGCTATACCTGTCCGAGGCCCACGCGATGGGTGCACCGGCGGCGCTGGCCGAGTCCGTGGCACAGATCTGGCGTGACACCCAGGACGAGGAGGGGCCGGAGTCGGATTTCACGTCCATCGTCAAACCGATGGAACGTCGTGCGGGGGCGACCCTCGGGCGGCAGTGA
- a CDS encoding MarR family winged helix-turn-helix transcriptional regulator codes for MTVAAAEVDPLALERQVCFALAVTNRAVLAIYRPLLEPLGLTHPQYLVMLALWDHQKKTSEPAPPLSVKKIATTLQMDSATLSPMLKRLEALGFISRTRNAADERSTDVQLTDAGTALRTRALDIPPAVVERLGVDLAELDHLHHVLTRVNSAAVAAGALQS; via the coding sequence ATGACCGTCGCTGCCGCCGAAGTCGATCCCCTCGCTCTCGAGCGGCAGGTCTGCTTCGCTCTGGCCGTCACCAACCGGGCGGTGCTCGCGATCTACCGCCCCCTCCTGGAACCGCTGGGCCTCACGCATCCGCAGTACCTGGTGATGCTCGCCCTCTGGGACCACCAGAAGAAGACCTCGGAGCCGGCCCCGCCTCTGTCGGTCAAGAAGATCGCCACCACCCTGCAGATGGATTCGGCGACGCTGTCCCCCATGCTCAAACGGCTCGAGGCGCTCGGCTTCATCTCACGGACACGTAACGCCGCCGACGAGCGGTCCACCGACGTGCAACTGACCGACGCCGGGACGGCCCTGCGCACGCGGGCGCTGGACATCCCGCCGGCCGTCGTCGAACGCCTCGGCGTCGACCTCGCCGAGCTCGACCATCTCCACCACGTACTCACCAGGGTGAACTCGGCCGCCGTCGCCGCCGGCGCCCTGCAGTCCTGA
- a CDS encoding DUF5313 domain-containing protein, with translation MAHPEPTGTEKPNFWQYLAYSYGKRLPKSMDRWVAEDLAGEGAVRRHMIRWAIPPLIVLAPLWLLPAPIYMRLEMTAPIYIWALLMALALNKVWRRHRLARHGLDPNLVDVIKRKKDAKMHDDYIRKYGPRPEDSKTQSNSSPF, from the coding sequence ATGGCCCACCCCGAACCGACCGGTACCGAGAAGCCGAACTTCTGGCAGTACCTCGCCTACTCCTACGGCAAGCGCCTGCCGAAGTCGATGGACCGTTGGGTCGCCGAGGATCTCGCCGGCGAGGGCGCCGTCCGCAGGCACATGATCCGGTGGGCCATCCCGCCGCTGATCGTCCTGGCGCCGCTCTGGTTGCTGCCGGCGCCGATCTACATGCGGCTGGAGATGACAGCGCCGATCTACATCTGGGCGCTGCTGATGGCCTTGGCGCTCAACAAGGTGTGGCGCCGCCACCGGCTGGCCCGGCACGGCCTCGACCCCAATCTCGTCGATGTCATCAAGCGCAAGAAGGACGCGAAGATGCACGACGACTACATCCGCAAGTACGGACCGCGCCCCGAGGACTCCAAGACCCAGTCGAACAGCAGTCCGTTCTGA
- a CDS encoding cytochrome P450, which translates to MPNLADVDLADLDRFTAGFPFEIFDVLRRDAPVWWHPPTGHTPGGEGFWVLSRHADIVAAAADSDTFSSESGGARDGGGTTLEDMPRGFAVGALLNMMDDPRHAQFRRLLAPSTGPRALRAIETDLRRRAIDIVDAALAKGECDFLVDVAAELPLQAVAELAGVPQEDRHELMNWANVTLDYEEREIGETSDRVAAAQAQMFVYGTTLLERKRREPPTEDLLSIVTHALIDGEPLSENEQRMFLSLIIAAGSETTRNSIALGMSALSHRPDVWERIRQDRTLLPSAVEEMLRWASSTPYNRRTATRDIELHGHRIRAGDKVTLWWASANRDDTVFTDPYSFDVSRNPNPHLAFGRGTHFCLGASLARMEMRVIFDVLLDRVAGVTVTGPIEYVRSNKHSGVRHMPVTLAGR; encoded by the coding sequence ATGCCGAACCTGGCCGACGTCGATCTGGCCGACCTGGACCGGTTCACCGCCGGCTTCCCTTTCGAGATCTTCGACGTCCTGCGGCGCGACGCCCCCGTCTGGTGGCATCCGCCCACCGGGCACACCCCCGGTGGCGAAGGCTTCTGGGTGCTCAGCCGGCACGCCGACATCGTCGCCGCGGCGGCGGACAGCGACACGTTCTCCTCCGAGTCCGGCGGCGCCCGCGACGGGGGCGGCACCACCCTCGAGGACATGCCGAGGGGATTCGCCGTCGGCGCGCTGCTGAACATGATGGACGATCCGCGGCACGCACAGTTCCGCCGACTGCTCGCGCCGAGCACCGGACCGCGTGCGCTACGCGCCATCGAAACCGACCTGCGCCGCCGTGCGATCGACATCGTCGACGCCGCGCTGGCCAAGGGCGAGTGCGACTTCCTCGTCGACGTGGCCGCCGAGTTGCCGCTGCAGGCCGTCGCCGAGCTGGCCGGCGTGCCGCAGGAGGACCGCCACGAGCTGATGAACTGGGCCAACGTCACGCTCGACTACGAGGAACGCGAGATCGGTGAGACCAGCGACCGGGTGGCCGCGGCGCAGGCGCAGATGTTCGTCTACGGCACAACGCTGTTGGAACGCAAACGCCGGGAACCGCCGACCGAGGACCTCCTGTCGATCGTCACGCACGCGCTCATCGACGGTGAGCCGCTCAGCGAGAACGAGCAGCGCATGTTCCTGAGCCTGATCATCGCCGCCGGGAGCGAGACGACACGCAACTCCATCGCGCTCGGCATGTCCGCACTGAGCCACCGTCCCGACGTGTGGGAGCGGATCCGTCAGGATCGGACACTGCTGCCGTCGGCGGTCGAGGAGATGCTGCGGTGGGCGTCGTCGACGCCGTACAACCGCCGCACCGCCACCAGGGACATCGAACTGCACGGCCACCGCATCCGAGCGGGCGACAAGGTGACGCTGTGGTGGGCGTCGGCGAACCGGGACGACACGGTCTTCACCGACCCGTATTCGTTCGATGTGTCCCGAAACCCCAACCCGCACCTGGCCTTCGGGCGCGGTACCCACTTCTGCCTCGGTGCGTCCCTGGCCAGGATGGAGATGCGGGTGATCTTCGACGTGCTGCTCGATCGCGTCGCCGGCGTGACGGTGACGGGCCCGATCGAGTACGTGCGCAGCAACAAACACAGCGGGGTGCGGCACATGCCGGTCACCCTCGCGGGCCGCTGA